A section of the Scomber scombrus chromosome 24, fScoSco1.1, whole genome shotgun sequence genome encodes:
- the bzw1a gene encoding eIF5-mimic protein 2-A has translation MNNQKQQKPTLTGQRFKTRKRDEKERFDPTQFQESIVQGLNQTGTDLEAVAKFLDASGAKLDYRRYAETLFDILVAGGMLAPGGTLSDDMTRTEFCLFTAQEDLETMQAYAQVFNKLIRRYKYLEKGFEEEIKKLLLFLKGFTESERNKLAMLTGILLANGNISASILNSLYNENLVKEGVSAAFAVKLFKSWINEKDINSVASMLRKVGMDNRLMELFPANKRSYEHFSKYFTDAGLKELSDFARNQQSIGARKELQKELQEQMNRGDPQKEIIAYTKEEMKKGNLSEQAMISIIWTSVMSCVEWNKKEELVTEQAIKHLKLYSPLLKAFTSQGLSELSLLLKIQEYCYDNIHFMKAFQKIVVLLYKADVLSEEAILKWYTEAHVAKGKSVFLEQMKKFVEWLKNAEEESESDEEEAD, from the exons ATGAATAATCAAAAGCAGCAAAAGCCAACGCTAACCGGCCAGCGTTTCAAAACGAGGAAAAGAG ATGAAAAGGAGAGGTTTGACCCTACTCAGTTTCAAGAAAGTATCGTACAAGGCTTGAATCAAACTGGCACTGACTTGGAAGCGGTCGCAAAGTTTCTTGATGCCTCTGGCGCCAAGCTTGACTACCGCCGGTATGCAGAGACACTCTTTGACATCCTGGTGGCTGGCGGGATGCTGG CCCCAGGAGGGACTCTGTCTGACGACATGACCCGTACGGAGTTCTGCCTCTTCACGGCACAAGAAGACCTGGAGACAATGCAAGCATATGCTCAG GTTTTTAACAAGCTGATCAGGCGTTACAAGTACCTGGAGAAGGGTTTCGAGGAGGAGATCAAGAag TTGCTGCTGTTTCTGAAGGGGTTCACTGAGTCTGAGCGCAACAAACTGGCCATGCTGACCGGCATCCTGCTGGCCAATGGCAACATATCAGCCTCCATCCTGAACAGTCTCTACAATGAGAACCTCGTCAAAGAGG GCGTATCTGCAGCCTTCGCTGTCAAGCTGTTCAAGTCATGGATCAATGAGAAGGATATCAACTCTGTTGCCAGCATGCTCCGCAAAGTCGGCATGGACAACAGACTGATG GAACTCTTTCCTGCCAACAAACGGAGCTACGAGCATTTTTCTAAGTACTTCACCGACGCCGGGCTAAAGGAGCTGTCCGACTTCGCCCGCAACCAGCAGTCCATCGGCGCCCGCAAAGAGCTGCAGAAGGAGCTCCAGGAGCAGATGAACCGCGGCGACCCACAAAAGGAG ATTATCGCCTACACcaaggaggagatgaagaaggGCAACCTATCAGAGCAGGCCATGATCAGCATCATCTGGACCAGCGTGATGAGCTGCGTGGAGTGGAACAAGAAGGAAGAGCTGGTGACCGAACAAGCCATCAAACACTTGAAG CTATACAGCCCTCTGCTGAAAGCCTTCACCTCCCAGGGTCTGTCCGAGCTCAGCCTGCTGCTGAAGATTCAGGAGTACTGCTACGACAACATCCACTTCATGAAGGCCTTTCAGAAGATCGTGGTGCTCCTCTACAAAG CGGACGTTCTGAGCGAAGAGGCCATACTGAAGTGGTACACTGAAGCCCACGTCGCTAAGGGGAAGAGCGTTTTCCTCGAGCAGATGAAAAAATTTGTCGAGTGGCTGAAGAATGCGGAGGaag AGTCTGAATCGGACGAAGAGGAGGCGGATTAA